Proteins found in one Acaryochloris thomasi RCC1774 genomic segment:
- the fbp gene encoding class 1 fructose-bisphosphatase: protein MNNLTTTFNAHLWRQHRLSKQPIEISILLTQMGFAAKVLSREISRAALVGRLGLVGEKNATGDAQKKLDVFSNQVVVEAFSDIGLVAAIASEELDQVQLIECGQDAQYILCTDPLDGSSNIDTGSAVGTIFGIYRRSSTGYCSTEADALQPGTELVAAGYVLYGTSTMLVYTTGDQVDGFTLDPTLGEFLLSHENIRCPDQGKTYSANLSYYQEWHPHLQKLVDYLGDHKSTSHAAHTLRYSGALVADVHRCLLEGGLYFYPSTEEQPLGKLRLLYECAPLAFVVEQAGGLATSGTERIMDIEVTSIHQRSPLAIGSAAAVKLYENFLEQGMPT from the coding sequence ATGAATAATCTAACAACCACGTTTAACGCTCATCTGTGGCGACAGCATCGTTTGTCAAAACAGCCGATTGAGATCTCGATTTTGCTGACCCAGATGGGGTTCGCCGCCAAGGTACTGTCTCGGGAAATCAGCCGGGCAGCTCTAGTGGGGCGGCTAGGACTCGTTGGTGAAAAGAACGCCACGGGTGATGCTCAAAAGAAGCTGGATGTGTTCAGTAATCAGGTCGTCGTAGAAGCCTTCTCCGATATCGGCTTGGTAGCTGCGATCGCATCTGAAGAACTCGACCAGGTGCAGCTCATTGAGTGTGGCCAAGATGCCCAGTATATTCTCTGTACCGATCCGCTGGATGGCTCCTCTAACATCGACACCGGCAGCGCTGTGGGTACGATCTTCGGCATCTATCGCCGCAGCAGCACCGGCTACTGCAGTACCGAGGCTGATGCTCTGCAGCCAGGGACTGAGCTGGTCGCAGCGGGCTATGTTCTCTACGGCACCAGCACGATGCTGGTGTACACCACCGGCGACCAGGTAGACGGTTTCACCCTCGACCCCACGTTAGGAGAATTTCTGCTCTCCCATGAAAATATTCGCTGCCCCGATCAGGGTAAAACCTACAGTGCCAACCTGAGCTACTACCAAGAGTGGCATCCTCATTTGCAAAAGCTTGTTGATTACTTGGGTGATCACAAGTCCACAAGCCATGCCGCTCACACGCTGAGATACAGCGGGGCATTGGTGGCCGATGTCCATCGCTGTCTGCTGGAGGGGGGACTGTACTTTTATCCTTCCACGGAAGAACAGCCTTTGGGCAAGCTGCGATTGCTCTATGAGTGTGCGCCGCTTGCGTTTGTCGTAGAGCAGGCAGGTGGACTAGCGACCTCAGGTACAGAGCGAATTATGGATATTGAGGTGACCTCTATTCATCAGCGATCGCCGTTAGCGATTGGGAGTGCAGCGGCGGTCAAGCTTTACGAAAACTTTTTAGAGCAGGGGATGCCGACATGA
- a CDS encoding DM13 domain-containing protein, with the protein MTLKSWSVCWGVAISSVLLFPSISRADVVAFLNGATVIESTSFKGESDHTVSGKVDIVKKDEVYYVVLGEDFSFDGAPDPRLGFSQEDIFLPMSVFSSLNLDSGQQIYRLPATLTINNYDEITIWCEKFRVPLAEAKFEVREEAQSP; encoded by the coding sequence ATGACCTTGAAGTCTTGGAGCGTTTGTTGGGGCGTTGCGATTAGTTCTGTGCTGCTCTTTCCTTCGATAAGCCGTGCTGATGTCGTGGCGTTTTTGAATGGGGCAACCGTTATTGAATCAACGAGCTTTAAGGGTGAGAGCGATCATACCGTCTCGGGCAAAGTGGATATTGTCAAAAAGGATGAGGTTTACTACGTGGTGCTGGGGGAAGACTTCTCTTTTGATGGTGCGCCGGATCCGCGACTCGGTTTTTCTCAGGAAGATATCTTTCTACCCATGAGCGTATTCTCTAGTCTGAACCTTGATAGCGGCCAGCAAATTTACCGTCTTCCTGCAACGCTGACTATCAATAACTATGATGAAATTACGATCTGGTGTGAGAAATTTCGCGTTCCCTTGGCAGAGGCCAAGTTTGAAGTCCGAGAAGAGGCGCAATCGCCCTGA
- a CDS encoding class I fructose-bisphosphate aldolase, translating to MVTMTHKPQSVESLLGKEAEDLLTYQAKVSKDLLHLPGADWVDRIFTQTDRNPQVLRSLQQLYSTGRLANTGYLSILPVDQGIEHSAAASFAPNPIYFDSENILKLAMEGGCNAVATTLGVLGSISRKYAHKIPFIVKLNHNELLTFPNQADQVMFASVEQAWNLGAVAVGATIYFGSLESTRQIQEVRQAFARAHELGMATILWCYLRNDAFKQDQDYHLAADLTGQANHLGVTIEADIIKQKLPMVNNGYGAVVKASDQKYGRTDPKVYSELSSDHPIDLCRYQVLNCYAGRAGLINSGGSSGENDFAEAIRTAVINKRAGGCGLISGRKTFQRPFEEGVQLFHAIQDVYLSEEVAIA from the coding sequence ATGGTCACCATGACGCACAAACCCCAATCTGTTGAATCTTTGCTGGGTAAAGAGGCAGAAGACCTGCTCACCTATCAAGCAAAAGTCTCCAAAGATCTTTTACATCTACCTGGGGCAGACTGGGTCGATCGTATCTTTACCCAAACCGATCGCAACCCCCAAGTTCTCCGCAGTCTGCAGCAGCTTTACAGTACGGGGCGGCTAGCAAACACAGGCTACCTTTCTATCCTGCCCGTCGATCAAGGGATCGAACATTCTGCGGCTGCTTCCTTTGCACCAAACCCCATCTACTTTGATAGTGAAAATATTCTGAAGTTAGCGATGGAAGGCGGTTGCAATGCCGTGGCAACAACGCTAGGCGTGTTAGGCAGCATCTCTCGTAAGTATGCCCATAAGATTCCCTTCATCGTGAAGCTTAATCATAATGAGCTGCTCACCTTCCCAAATCAAGCCGACCAGGTGATGTTTGCTTCAGTGGAGCAGGCCTGGAATTTGGGAGCCGTTGCGGTGGGGGCTACGATTTACTTTGGTTCTCTTGAGTCTACCCGCCAGATCCAGGAGGTGCGTCAAGCCTTCGCCCGCGCCCATGAGCTTGGGATGGCAACGATTCTCTGGTGCTATCTCCGCAACGATGCCTTCAAGCAGGATCAGGACTATCATCTCGCGGCTGATTTGACGGGACAGGCCAATCACTTGGGCGTCACCATTGAAGCCGATATCATCAAGCAGAAGCTGCCGATGGTGAATAACGGCTACGGGGCAGTGGTAAAGGCCAGTGATCAAAAGTACGGCAGAACAGACCCTAAGGTCTATTCAGAATTGAGCAGCGATCATCCCATCGACCTGTGTCGCTATCAGGTTTTGAACTGTTACGCCGGGCGGGCTGGATTGATTAACTCGGGCGGCTCCTCGGGTGAGAATGACTTTGCTGAAGCGATACGAACAGCCGTGATCAACAAGCGGGCAGGTGGCTGTGGTTTGATCTCAGGTCGAAAGACGTTTCAGAGACCCTTTGAAGAGGGCGTGCAGCTCTTTCATGCCATTCAGGATGTCTATCTGTCGGAGGAAGTTGCGATCGCATAG
- a CDS encoding response regulator — MKGVDAIAKIRARTPNANIIILTIYDTDEDIYRGLHAGGRGYVLKDTTVG, encoded by the coding sequence TTGAAAGGAGTAGATGCGATCGCAAAAATTCGTGCGCGAACCCCCAACGCCAACATCATCATTCTGACCATCTATGACACAGACGAAGATATTTATAGAGGGCTCCATGCTGGGGGCAGAGGTTATGTCCTCAAAGACACCACTGTAGGCTGA
- a CDS encoding YHS domain-containing (seleno)protein — MKFNIALLSAVLLLGMGLSTGCTDASTTSDAGSSEQAQASVKPTIYTEDGVAIKGYDPVAYFTDSEPVEGNSEFSYDWMGATWHFANAENRDSFSSEPEKYAPQYGGYCAWAVKKGTTAPIDPQAWKIVDGKLYLNLNPSIQKRWQKDIPGNIAKADENWPNVLSN; from the coding sequence ATGAAATTTAATATTGCTCTTTTGTCAGCCGTTTTGCTCCTGGGGATGGGGCTCAGTACTGGCTGTACAGACGCTTCAACGACATCTGATGCAGGCAGTTCCGAGCAAGCTCAGGCTAGCGTCAAGCCCACTATCTATACCGAAGATGGCGTCGCCATCAAAGGATACGACCCGGTTGCTTACTTTACCGATAGCGAACCCGTGGAGGGAAATAGCGAGTTCTCCTATGACTGGATGGGCGCAACTTGGCACTTTGCCAATGCTGAAAATCGTGATTCATTCTCTAGCGAGCCAGAAAAGTATGCGCCTCAATATGGTGGCTACTGCGCCTGGGCAGTGAAAAAAGGAACCACAGCTCCTATCGACCCTCAGGCCTGGAAGATTGTAGACGGTAAGCTCTATCTCAACCTCAATCCTAGTATTCAAAAGCGGTGGCAAAAAGATATCCCGGGCAACATTGCCAAGGCGGATGAAAACTGGCCAAATGTGTTGAGCAACTAA
- a CDS encoding pyridoxal phosphate-dependent decarboxylase family protein, whose protein sequence is MFKASDYLGLLHQLEQFFADAQSEPLEPAELEQQLSLELPAVGTSLEHLHAEISNYLSYAVKTAHPTYFNQLWGGFNAAGFMGEILTSATNTSMYTYEVAPAATLIENALIAKMGSFVGFSEPEGQFTTGGSNGNLMAVAIATHKALPSAKQIGMLGAPPLIAFVSAEAHYSFVKAAQLLGLGARQVWKVPVDENGAMIVTELEALIAKAHAQGAQPFFVVGTAGTTVRGVFDPFTEIAAVAQRENLWFHIDGSWGGGVLLSASHRHLMAGAELADSVVWDAHKMMGLSLVCSVLLVKHRGLMQDTFTASDTEYLFHAGDEDPVDLGLSTMHCGRRVDAVKLWLAWKHLGDRGWEALIDRYFELAAYAESIIDAHPSLRLVTPRVSLNLCFQYIPKEPQQCANDLTLRIRAALLEQRIAMVNYAELDGSTVFRLVICNNQTSSEDLETFFEALVATAQTLEQEAV, encoded by the coding sequence ATGTTCAAAGCATCCGACTATCTGGGTCTCTTGCATCAGCTCGAACAGTTTTTTGCTGATGCACAATCTGAGCCACTTGAACCTGCAGAGTTGGAGCAGCAGCTTTCTCTTGAATTGCCCGCCGTTGGTACATCATTAGAACACTTGCATGCAGAAATCTCAAACTATTTGAGCTATGCCGTCAAAACAGCTCACCCGACCTATTTCAATCAGCTTTGGGGCGGGTTCAATGCGGCGGGTTTTATGGGAGAGATCCTCACCAGCGCGACGAATACGTCAATGTATACCTATGAGGTGGCACCGGCCGCGACGCTCATTGAAAATGCTTTGATTGCCAAAATGGGCAGCTTTGTGGGCTTCTCTGAACCTGAGGGACAGTTCACGACCGGGGGCAGTAACGGCAATCTGATGGCAGTTGCGATCGCAACCCACAAAGCCTTACCCAGCGCTAAGCAAATCGGGATGCTCGGTGCCCCACCGCTGATTGCCTTTGTCTCTGCTGAAGCGCACTACTCTTTCGTCAAAGCCGCGCAACTGTTAGGTTTGGGCGCAAGACAGGTTTGGAAAGTTCCCGTTGACGAAAACGGAGCCATGATTGTCACAGAGCTAGAGGCTTTGATCGCCAAAGCCCATGCCCAAGGTGCCCAGCCCTTTTTTGTCGTCGGCACCGCCGGAACAACGGTCAGAGGCGTTTTTGACCCCTTCACTGAAATTGCTGCAGTGGCGCAACGGGAAAATCTCTGGTTTCACATTGACGGTTCCTGGGGCGGCGGCGTCCTTTTGAGCGCTAGCCATCGGCACCTAATGGCGGGCGCTGAACTCGCCGACTCGGTTGTCTGGGATGCCCACAAAATGATGGGGCTATCCCTTGTTTGCTCAGTGCTGCTGGTCAAACATCGCGGCCTGATGCAGGACACTTTTACCGCCAGCGACACCGAATATCTATTCCATGCGGGAGACGAAGATCCGGTTGACCTGGGCCTGAGCACGATGCACTGTGGGCGGCGAGTCGATGCAGTGAAGCTGTGGCTAGCCTGGAAGCACTTGGGGGATAGAGGCTGGGAAGCTCTGATTGATCGATATTTTGAGTTGGCAGCTTATGCAGAGTCCATTATTGACGCCCACCCATCATTGAGGCTCGTCACGCCTCGTGTCAGCCTCAACCTTTGTTTTCAGTACATTCCTAAAGAGCCGCAGCAGTGCGCCAACGACCTGACGCTAAGAATTCGGGCCGCGTTACTGGAGCAAAGAATCGCAATGGTGAACTATGCCGAGCTGGATGGGAGCACCGTCTTTCGTCTCGTCATTTGCAATAACCAAACGAGCTCAGAAGATTTAGAGACCTTTTTTGAGGCACTGGTTGCCACTGCCCAGACTCTAGAACAGGAAGCCGTTTAA
- a CDS encoding DUF3370 domain-containing protein — MASIFLASLLLSQAAPVLAASSEVVIPQEVRALPGALDNRPFLHSNSPELINTGGILLSTFPESGKASPEAHLNYSLTGEFYVFAHHVTRRWSRRGNRSLYQGVLLHNPTSKPVEVKVLQAASYLSSAHAPFVPLAAQIKDPTGKVFSGPGSRIAGVILRDQSQPGWSSGVVVPPRESYMLVNRAIPPSNSRTTWIRLRSNGPLYVASMAKHGKANYSGPSLATWKLLLAKGELIRPRDKVPSPLDFKGQKFIYGRVAGVSKGGEWRGTLTDSSRSDVLKVPKSGKGFSYVINSLHRGTLGTQQIQSAPMLARYGDTAYLSNGNYGLKYDLDLPLHNSTKRSKTVTIALQTPIKEDRLTRKGLRFLKSPAGPPCFRGTIKLSFPDGQSSRSISRPQYFHLVQRCGEQGKPLATLSIAPKATQHVKVELIYPPDSVPPQVLTVRSL; from the coding sequence ATGGCATCTATTTTTCTAGCATCCTTGCTTTTGTCCCAGGCAGCACCCGTTCTTGCTGCGAGTTCAGAGGTCGTTATTCCACAGGAAGTTCGAGCATTACCTGGAGCGCTAGATAACCGCCCTTTCTTGCACAGTAATAGTCCTGAACTGATTAATACAGGGGGGATTTTGCTGTCTACCTTTCCCGAATCAGGCAAAGCATCGCCTGAGGCCCATCTAAACTATTCTTTGACGGGAGAGTTCTATGTTTTTGCACATCATGTGACCCGGCGTTGGTCCCGACGGGGCAATCGCTCTCTCTATCAAGGGGTTTTGCTCCACAACCCCACCAGTAAACCCGTTGAAGTGAAGGTCCTCCAGGCGGCAAGCTATTTGAGCAGCGCTCATGCGCCCTTTGTTCCGCTGGCCGCTCAGATTAAAGATCCAACGGGCAAAGTATTTTCTGGACCCGGTAGTCGGATTGCGGGCGTTATTCTGCGTGATCAGAGTCAGCCCGGCTGGTCTTCGGGTGTGGTCGTTCCTCCTCGAGAAAGCTACATGCTGGTCAATCGTGCGATTCCGCCCAGCAACAGTCGCACCACCTGGATCCGATTACGGAGTAATGGCCCGCTCTATGTCGCCAGTATGGCGAAGCATGGTAAGGCAAACTACAGCGGCCCCAGCTTAGCGACCTGGAAACTGCTGCTGGCAAAAGGAGAATTGATCAGGCCCCGAGATAAAGTGCCTTCACCGCTAGACTTCAAGGGACAGAAGTTTATTTATGGTCGAGTCGCAGGCGTTTCAAAGGGTGGCGAGTGGCGAGGAACGCTGACGGATAGCTCTCGTTCTGATGTGCTAAAGGTGCCTAAATCGGGCAAGGGGTTCTCTTACGTGATCAATTCGCTACATCGGGGCACCCTGGGCACTCAGCAGATACAAAGCGCTCCGATGCTGGCGCGCTATGGCGATACGGCCTATCTCTCGAATGGCAACTATGGTCTCAAGTATGATTTAGACCTGCCGCTGCACAATTCCACTAAGCGCTCCAAGACCGTTACCATTGCGTTGCAGACGCCAATTAAAGAAGACCGACTGACGCGCAAAGGACTCCGTTTTCTCAAATCGCCTGCTGGACCGCCCTGCTTCCGGGGGACGATCAAGCTTAGTTTTCCTGACGGTCAGTCTAGCAGGAGTATTTCTAGGCCACAGTATTTTCATTTGGTGCAACGCTGTGGGGAGCAGGGGAAACCTCTAGCTACGTTGTCGATCGCCCCGAAGGCCACCCAGCATGTCAAGGTTGAGTTGATCTATCCACCTGATTCGGTGCCGCCACAGGTGCTAACGGTTCGCTCTTTGTAG
- a CDS encoding DMT family transporter gives MNEMLATQPHRLNPQAMLIASRALAAARPALIAFLIAKGSELGGGAVHPISFCNILFVGNLCAAISVGTWFGLGRIIREFKALKLKVQIGLFVNGCLATLLSALIFLGLQFTTVTNAVLLGRLGPVLFALAGAMILGKRIRPMEWFGFSLIGVGVVAIALKTSNFQINQGDFLILLSTLVFAVSALVNKLMVQKAAPLPVVVFSRNLLSSVIFFFIAMKLFGPNHFGDAFSGKLWIIMSVYSLVVIVLAQFLWYASNERLDSRTIGRLTVISPIFGVTYAFLLNGERPSSIQVGTLIIIILGVLIASLGGSKKPGSKSEMMMQEPENAASAP, from the coding sequence ATGAACGAAATGCTGGCGACCCAGCCTCACCGTCTTAATCCTCAGGCAATGCTGATTGCATCTCGCGCTCTGGCGGCGGCGCGTCCAGCTCTGATTGCCTTTTTGATTGCTAAAGGCTCAGAGTTAGGGGGGGGAGCGGTACACCCCATCTCGTTTTGCAACATTCTGTTTGTGGGCAATCTCTGTGCTGCGATCTCGGTGGGCACTTGGTTTGGCTTGGGCAGAATTATCCGAGAATTCAAGGCGCTCAAGCTGAAGGTACAAATCGGCCTATTTGTGAATGGATGTTTGGCAACGCTGTTATCGGCGCTGATTTTCTTGGGCCTGCAGTTTACGACCGTGACGAATGCGGTCCTGCTGGGACGGTTAGGGCCAGTGTTATTTGCCCTGGCCGGGGCGATGATTTTGGGCAAACGGATTCGACCGATGGAGTGGTTTGGGTTTTCGCTGATTGGGGTAGGGGTCGTTGCGATCGCACTTAAAACCAGCAACTTTCAAATCAACCAGGGAGACTTCTTAATCCTGCTCTCTACCCTTGTGTTTGCAGTATCGGCCCTCGTGAACAAACTGATGGTACAAAAAGCGGCACCGTTGCCCGTTGTCGTGTTTTCTCGCAACCTGCTCTCCTCGGTGATCTTTTTCTTCATCGCCATGAAGCTATTTGGCCCCAATCATTTTGGCGATGCCTTTAGCGGCAAACTGTGGATTATTATGTCTGTCTATTCGCTAGTTGTGATCGTACTGGCCCAGTTTCTGTGGTACGCCTCCAATGAGCGATTAGACTCTAGAACCATTGGTCGTCTGACGGTGATTTCGCCCATCTTTGGCGTCACCTACGCCTTTTTGCTCAATGGAGAGCGTCCCTCTAGCATTCAGGTCGGAACCTTAATCATCATTATTCTGGGTGTGCTGATTGCAAGTCTCGGCGGGTCCAAGAAGCCAGGGTCCAAATCAGAAATGATGATGCAGGAACCTGAGAACGCAGCATCAGCTCCCTAG
- a CDS encoding NAD(P)H-dependent oxidoreductase, whose amino-acid sequence MTSFSFTAVMAPLKILFVNCTLKQSPEISNTEALWNYVAERYRQKGCQVEQVRSIDFKFPIEIMPEGRDALLPLFEQVQATDILIVGLSGTRSSAYQRLLEYLQDICQIRAEPTTGQSPVYNKVFGVVMVSGAPHDIAQTCYEFSQLGCVNPPNNAVTWLPSVEFSEDFMAANGKQPIQVNQEARLLVEHSVAIATLLQSSPLTANQRAATHETQAIADQATPASPTLLTPKTVRTDDHLDGLDPHRLTKRIWTVMQEGIRRGFTFKVFSLEDRTFQAEREGKGFLYKIYPGHFSFRRQYEDYDYEQFKSRKLALMQQDGLSIPTSYGTFKTFAEIPLETLSYPLVAKPDSGSLSENVFPNLGTVAQLRQATAVIEASGGVIKLESHIAGRDYRVLIINHQYAGCVERRPANITGDGERTILELFQARNQEEGRGDRNEAHTTLHQLVFDHTSRQLLHRANYTLETVLPAGKMFFLQKKITASTGADYVDCTDRLHPDTIKDCIAFSHHFSTLTLGFDLMTMDLSRPLAETGGAFNEYNFLPYVDLHENCNIGQQRPVCQLIWDYIEAHAAQIVTSDFNVF is encoded by the coding sequence GTGACATCGTTCTCATTCACTGCAGTTATGGCTCCCCTCAAGATTCTGTTTGTCAACTGTACCTTGAAGCAATCTCCAGAGATCAGCAATACTGAAGCGCTCTGGAATTATGTTGCAGAACGATACCGCCAAAAGGGTTGTCAGGTAGAACAGGTTAGAAGCATTGATTTCAAGTTTCCCATCGAAATCATGCCGGAGGGTCGGGATGCATTGCTACCGCTATTTGAGCAAGTTCAAGCAACAGATATTTTGATTGTGGGACTCTCGGGTACCCGATCATCGGCCTATCAGAGGCTGCTTGAATATCTTCAGGATATCTGCCAAATTCGTGCCGAGCCAACCACGGGACAATCCCCCGTCTACAACAAGGTTTTTGGTGTGGTGATGGTGAGCGGAGCCCCTCACGACATTGCTCAGACTTGCTATGAATTTAGCCAGTTGGGATGTGTTAATCCACCGAATAATGCCGTCACTTGGCTGCCGTCGGTAGAGTTTAGCGAGGACTTTATGGCGGCAAACGGCAAGCAGCCGATCCAGGTGAATCAGGAGGCACGGCTGCTGGTGGAACATTCGGTTGCGATCGCAACCCTCCTCCAAAGCTCTCCCCTCACCGCCAACCAACGGGCCGCAACCCACGAAACCCAGGCGATTGCAGACCAGGCTACGCCCGCAAGTCCAACGCTGCTGACGCCAAAAACCGTCCGCACAGACGATCATCTCGACGGCCTTGACCCGCATCGTCTAACCAAGCGAATCTGGACCGTGATGCAGGAAGGAATACGGCGAGGATTTACCTTTAAGGTTTTTAGCCTAGAGGACCGAACCTTTCAGGCCGAGCGAGAGGGAAAAGGCTTTCTCTACAAAATCTATCCGGGGCATTTCTCTTTTCGCAGGCAGTACGAGGACTACGACTACGAGCAGTTTAAATCGCGTAAGCTAGCGCTGATGCAGCAAGACGGCCTATCCATACCCACCTCCTATGGCACCTTTAAGACCTTTGCCGAGATTCCCCTAGAGACACTCTCTTACCCGCTGGTGGCCAAACCTGATTCAGGCTCCCTCAGCGAAAATGTGTTTCCGAATTTAGGTACGGTTGCTCAGCTTCGGCAGGCAACCGCCGTCATTGAGGCCAGTGGCGGCGTGATTAAACTGGAGTCGCACATTGCCGGGCGTGATTACCGGGTACTGATTATTAATCATCAGTATGCCGGATGCGTGGAGCGACGGCCCGCCAATATCACCGGCGACGGAGAACGGACGATTTTAGAGCTGTTTCAGGCGCGGAATCAAGAAGAGGGAAGAGGCGATCGCAACGAAGCCCACACGACCCTGCATCAACTCGTCTTTGACCACACCAGCCGCCAACTTTTACACAGAGCAAACTACACCCTTGAGACCGTCTTGCCTGCAGGCAAAATGTTCTTCCTACAGAAGAAAATTACGGCATCGACGGGGGCTGACTACGTAGACTGCACCGATCGGCTCCATCCCGACACGATTAAAGACTGCATTGCGTTCTCCCACCATTTTTCAACCCTGACTCTGGGCTTTGATCTGATGACGATGGATCTCTCACGCCCGCTTGCTGAAACAGGCGGGGCCTTCAATGAATATAACTTTCTGCCCTATGTTGACCTCCACGAAAACTGTAATATCGGTCAACAGCGGCCGGTCTGTCAGTTGATCTGGGACTATATCGAAGCGCATGCAGCCCAGATTGTCACCTCTGATTTCAACGTCTTCTAA